The proteins below come from a single Nostoc sp. KVJ3 genomic window:
- a CDS encoding DUF3862 domain-containing protein, whose amino-acid sequence MNKIKIVSVIFFSILPIISSCSILNNVVTKEEFDKIKQGMSYQEVIDVVGEKPTDDNSESWGAYVPTVWIWKNANGSRVDVSFDRGQVFSKSQKGL is encoded by the coding sequence ATGAATAAAATAAAAATAGTATCAGTAATATTCTTTAGCATTCTACCTATTATTTCTTCATGTTCAATACTAAATAATGTTGTAACAAAAGAAGAGTTTGATAAAATTAAACAAGGTATGAGCTACCAAGAAGTTATTGATGTTGTTGGTGAAAAACCTACTGATGATAATTCTGAATCTTGGGGAGCTTATGTTCCTACTGTTTGGATATGGAAAAACGCAAACGGGTCTAGAGTAGATGTTTCATTTGATCGTGGTCAGGTATTTAGTAAAAGCCAAAAAGGTTTATAA
- a CDS encoding DUF655 domain-containing protein, which translates to MQLISRQRYFLYIFLPIFSLIGCQRVQSHNQRPAPLPQDPLVQVYFNHSESSEYKEPYRQQTRLGDDLEKQIVNAITHAKSTVDVAVQELRLPKVAQALVDRQKAGVKVRIILENTYSRPWSSLTSVEVGKLDKREQERYKEFRQFIDINQDNQLSLAEINQRDALIILQNAKIPWIDDRADGSAGSSLMHHKFVIVDNRIVIVTSANFTLSDTYGDFTNSSSLGNANNLLQIDSPELASLFTEEFNIMWGDGPGGKPDSRFGLQKPMRSPKQITLNQTTITVQFSPTSSTEPWSNSSNGLIGKTLDSATKSVDMALFVLSDQRLADILENRHQQSVQIRALIEPQFAYRPYSEALDMMGVALSNKCKYEVDNHPWKNPITTVGVAVLPKGDLLHHKFGVIDNQTVITGSHNWSDAANNGNDETLVVIKSPIVAAHYLREFSRLYTKVKPGLPPAIQEKIKLEQTKCPQIKTSSSSEIQAIKQININTATMEELETLPGVGKKLAQRIILSRQQQQFTSLQDLERVPGVKAKTLEKWRDFLIW; encoded by the coding sequence GTGCAACTTATATCTAGACAAAGATATTTTTTATATATCTTTTTACCGATCTTCTCTCTTATTGGTTGTCAACGAGTCCAGTCTCATAATCAACGTCCAGCACCTTTACCACAAGATCCCTTAGTTCAAGTTTACTTTAACCATTCTGAGTCTTCAGAATACAAAGAACCTTACCGTCAGCAAACTCGCCTTGGGGATGATTTAGAAAAACAGATTGTTAATGCTATTACACACGCTAAATCTACAGTAGATGTGGCAGTGCAAGAATTACGTTTACCCAAAGTAGCCCAAGCACTGGTTGATAGACAAAAAGCTGGGGTCAAAGTCAGGATTATTTTAGAAAATACCTATAGCCGACCTTGGAGTAGTTTAACATCTGTGGAAGTCGGTAAGTTAGATAAAAGGGAACAAGAACGCTATAAAGAGTTTCGTCAGTTTATCGATATTAACCAAGATAATCAACTCAGTCTAGCAGAAATCAATCAAAGAGATGCTTTGATAATTTTGCAGAATGCTAAAATTCCCTGGATAGACGATCGAGCAGATGGTTCAGCAGGTAGCAGCTTGATGCATCACAAATTTGTGATTGTGGATAATCGCATTGTAATTGTGACTTCCGCCAATTTTACTTTAAGTGATACTTATGGAGATTTCACAAATTCTAGCAGTTTAGGCAATGCCAATAACTTATTGCAGATTGACAGCCCGGAATTAGCATCTTTATTCACAGAAGAGTTTAACATTATGTGGGGTGACGGGCCAGGAGGTAAACCTGATAGTCGATTTGGTTTGCAAAAACCGATGCGTTCGCCTAAACAAATTACATTAAATCAAACCACAATTACTGTCCAATTTTCGCCTACTTCTTCAACTGAACCTTGGAGTAATAGTAGTAATGGTTTAATTGGTAAAACTCTAGATTCAGCAACTAAATCAGTTGATATGGCGTTATTTGTCCTTTCCGATCAACGTCTTGCCGATATATTAGAAAATCGCCATCAACAAAGTGTGCAAATTCGCGCTTTAATTGAACCACAATTTGCCTATCGTCCTTACAGTGAAGCATTAGATATGATGGGGGTTGCTCTCAGTAACAAATGTAAATATGAAGTTGATAATCATCCTTGGAAAAATCCAATTACTACCGTAGGTGTAGCTGTATTACCCAAAGGCGATTTACTGCACCATAAATTTGGTGTTATTGATAATCAAACAGTAATTACAGGTTCTCATAATTGGTCAGATGCCGCCAACAATGGAAATGATGAGACGCTTGTAGTAATTAAAAGTCCTATAGTCGCTGCCCATTATCTGCGAGAATTTTCTCGTCTTTATACCAAAGTTAAACCAGGCTTACCACCAGCAATTCAAGAAAAAATCAAATTAGAACAAACAAAGTGTCCCCAGATAAAAACTTCTTCATCAAGTGAAATACAAGCAATTAAACAAATCAATATTAATACTGCAACTATGGAAGAATTAGAAACTCTTCCTGGTGTGGGTAAGAAGTTAGCACAACGGATAATTCTTAGCCGTCAACAGCAACAATTTACATCTTTACAAGACTTAGAAAGAGTTCCAGGAGTTAAAGCGAAGACATTAGAAAAATGGCGCGATTTCCTCATTTGGTAG
- a CDS encoding cysteine desulfurase family protein, translating to MQIYLDYSATTPTRKEAIAVMQTVLTQQWGNPSSLHEWGQRAATVVEQARMQVAGLINAASPESIIFTSGGTEADNLAIMGVARLYAVPQHLIISSVEHSAISETVRSLEIWGWEVTRLSVDVKGKVNPLDLKAALRHNTVLVSIIYGQSEVGTVQPIAELGKIVRSHGALFHTDAVQAAGRLSIDVQQLPVDLLSLSSHKIYGPQGAGALYVRHGVELMPLLFGGGQEMGLRSGTQAVPIIAGFGVAAELAAQELPTETPRLIKLRDRAFAQLAEIPGLIPTGDFSDRLPHHVSMCLKNADGKKLSGKTLVRQLNLAGIGISAGAACHSGKLSPSPILLAMGYSEKAALGGIRITLGRDTTEADIDWTAMVLKQILQRLTPDFSGQSLTLILSTLEAKARG from the coding sequence ATGCAAATTTATTTAGATTACAGCGCCACTACTCCGACTCGAAAAGAAGCGATCGCAGTTATGCAAACAGTCCTCACCCAACAGTGGGGCAATCCTTCCAGCTTACATGAGTGGGGACAAAGGGCTGCAACGGTTGTAGAACAAGCCAGAATGCAAGTTGCTGGTTTAATTAACGCTGCTAGTCCTGAATCGATTATTTTTACTTCTGGTGGCACTGAAGCAGATAATTTGGCGATTATGGGTGTGGCTCGGTTGTATGCTGTTCCTCAACATCTAATTATTTCCAGCGTTGAGCATTCTGCAATTTCTGAAACAGTGCGATCGCTAGAAATCTGGGGTTGGGAAGTTACACGCTTATCTGTAGATGTTAAAGGTAAAGTCAACCCTCTAGATTTAAAGGCGGCGTTGCGACATAACACAGTTTTAGTTTCGATAATTTACGGTCAAAGTGAAGTTGGGACTGTGCAACCAATCGCAGAATTGGGTAAGATTGTGCGATCGCATGGGGCTTTGTTTCATACAGATGCGGTGCAAGCTGCGGGACGCTTATCTATAGACGTGCAACAACTCCCAGTAGACTTACTTAGCCTTTCCAGTCATAAAATATATGGCCCCCAAGGTGCAGGGGCGCTGTATGTGCGTCATGGAGTGGAATTGATGCCCTTACTATTTGGTGGTGGGCAAGAAATGGGACTGCGTTCTGGTACGCAAGCAGTACCCATAATTGCTGGGTTTGGTGTAGCAGCAGAGTTAGCGGCGCAAGAATTGCCTACAGAAACACCACGGTTGATTAAGTTACGCGATCGCGCCTTTGCCCAGTTAGCTGAAATTCCTGGTTTAATCCCCACAGGAGATTTTAGCGATCGCTTACCTCATCACGTCAGTATGTGCCTAAAAAACGCTGATGGAAAAAAATTGAGCGGTAAAACCTTGGTACGACAGCTAAACCTTGCAGGTATCGGCATCAGTGCTGGTGCTGCCTGTCATAGTGGCAAACTTAGCCCTAGTCCGATACTCTTAGCGATGGGTTATTCCGAAAAAGCTGCCTTGGGTGGAATTCGCATTACATTAGGGCGTGATACTACTGAAGCTGATATAGATTGGACAGCGATGGTATTGAAGCAAATTTTGCAGAGGCTAACACCGGATTTTAGTGGGCAATCCTTAACATTAATCCTCTCAACCTTGGAAGCCAAAGCACGAGGGTAG
- a CDS encoding SIMPL domain-containing protein — MTITSFKGYSQDMRKITALMLVSITASVGVAVLTPKAANAQLFYPPASDRHSLMVIGQGVVKVPADTADIELVFSSPDSNNQLETKPSSLSQTRRISSPSGYASGTPRANGSPSLVEQQDQAASPTLLLNYQTVAESLPSKKSLTKATLQPVVNSLVAKGISTDKIQVQISPNSSENNAKILVRIEKPTRDRVQEIVATANKATSELKNVSVKSVGVDYEVNDCQALQSSVYQSAMKDAQSRAQALASAMSVKLDTPSVAEPFYTLFYPSCSSKTGVPLPSFASFLLSPTYNPDAPAEVEMKKDIFVTYTTK; from the coding sequence TTGACAATTACTAGCTTCAAAGGATATTCCCAGGACATGAGAAAAATAACTGCTCTAATGTTGGTAAGTATTACCGCGAGTGTCGGGGTGGCAGTATTAACACCCAAAGCCGCTAATGCCCAATTATTTTATCCACCAGCAAGCGATCGCCATTCATTAATGGTAATCGGTCAAGGGGTAGTAAAAGTGCCAGCAGATACAGCCGATATTGAATTGGTATTCAGTAGCCCAGATAGCAACAATCAGTTAGAAACGAAACCATCATCTCTATCGCAAACTCGCCGCATCTCCTCACCCTCCGGGTATGCCTCCGGCACGCCAAGGGCGAACGGTAGTCCCTCTTTGGTGGAACAACAAGACCAGGCTGCCTCACCGACTCTACTCTTAAATTACCAAACAGTAGCAGAATCTTTACCAAGCAAAAAATCACTCACTAAAGCAACTCTCCAGCCTGTGGTTAATAGTCTAGTTGCTAAAGGAATTAGTACTGATAAAATTCAAGTACAAATTAGCCCTAATTCTAGTGAAAATAACGCCAAAATATTGGTGAGAATAGAAAAACCAACACGCGATCGTGTCCAGGAAATTGTTGCTACAGCGAATAAAGCGACGAGCGAACTTAAAAATGTTTCCGTCAAAAGCGTAGGCGTTGACTACGAAGTTAATGACTGTCAAGCTTTGCAGAGTTCAGTTTATCAATCAGCAATGAAAGACGCTCAAAGTCGCGCTCAAGCTTTAGCAAGTGCTATGAGTGTTAAACTTGATACTCCTTCTGTAGCCGAACCATTTTACACATTATTCTATCCCTCATGTAGTTCTAAAACTGGAGTTCCTTTACCATCATTTGCTAGTTTTTTGTTATCACCCACTTATAATCCAGATGCCCCGGCAGAAGTTGAAATGAAAAAGGATATTTTTGTGACGTATACAACTAAATAA
- a CDS encoding VOC family protein encodes MSTHPQIEQQITFPYTHNLNESIEFYEQILGLELWLDQGTCSYLCE; translated from the coding sequence ATGTCTACTCATCCGCAAATCGAACAGCAAATTACCTTCCCTTATACCCATAATCTTAATGAATCTATAGAATTCTACGAACAAATACTGGGTTTGGAGCTATGGCTTGACCAAGGAACTTGTTCTTATTTATGTGAGTGA
- a CDS encoding bestrophin family protein, which produces MKAKKITWLRTTLQFKGSVMKAIYKHILWCGAFGFLISLLYHFELPVSQPILGSVIPSIVLGLLLVFRTNTAYERFWEGRKCWGSIVNNVRNLARQIWVSIDEISPEDKDNKITALNLLAAFAVTTKLHLRGEAVNSELEDLMPSSQYLKLKIMNNPPIEVAFWIGDYLQEQYHRNCLNSYQLVSMQELLNNLVDNLGACERILKTPMPLAYAIHLKQLLLLYCFLLPFQIVESLGWWTGLIASLVGFTVFGIEAIGLEIENPFGYDPNDLPLDAICATMKRNIDDLITLTPNARSHSGKLTYEKS; this is translated from the coding sequence ATGAAAGCCAAAAAAATTACATGGCTACGGACAACATTGCAATTTAAAGGTTCGGTAATGAAAGCAATTTATAAGCATATCCTATGGTGCGGAGCTTTCGGATTTTTGATTTCTCTACTTTACCATTTTGAATTGCCTGTATCCCAACCAATTTTAGGAAGCGTTATTCCTAGTATTGTTTTAGGTTTGTTACTTGTATTTCGTACAAATACTGCTTATGAACGATTTTGGGAAGGTAGAAAATGCTGGGGTTCTATAGTAAACAATGTCCGAAATCTAGCACGGCAAATTTGGGTATCAATTGATGAGATTTCACCAGAAGATAAAGACAATAAAATTACGGCATTAAACTTATTGGCAGCTTTTGCTGTGACAACTAAATTACATTTGCGAGGAGAAGCAGTCAATAGTGAGTTAGAAGATTTAATGCCATCTAGTCAATATCTAAAACTGAAGATTATGAATAATCCTCCCATAGAAGTTGCTTTTTGGATAGGAGATTATTTACAAGAGCAGTATCATCGCAATTGCCTTAATAGCTACCAGCTAGTATCTATGCAAGAATTATTGAATAATCTTGTAGATAATTTAGGTGCGTGCGAACGGATTTTAAAAACACCTATGCCATTAGCTTATGCCATTCACCTGAAACAATTATTGTTACTATATTGTTTCCTGCTTCCCTTTCAAATAGTGGAAAGTCTAGGTTGGTGGACAGGTTTAATTGCTAGTTTAGTTGGTTTTACAGTGTTTGGCATTGAAGCCATCGGCTTAGAGATAGAAAATCCCTTTGGTTATGACCCTAACGACTTACCTCTAGATGCAATTTGCGCCACAATGAAACGCAATATAGATGACTTAATTACTCTGACTCCAAATGCGCGATCGCATTCAGGTAAATTGACCTATGAGAAAAGTTGA
- a CDS encoding transposase, with product MRAITKPSTAKCDLNTYTLFLLAESKYPGCTRLAEIMENLSHDSVNRFLLRERYEPKDLFEEIKPNINLVGGTLSGDDTVIDKPHSDPEITDLIGYYYSGRHHRAVKGVQLITLYYTECSGKSVPVNYRIYNKQDNKTKNDYLREMITEVMDWGLKPKTMTTDAWYSSQKNLKLLKNKGLGFLTGVAKNRSCSIDGKNFTQVQNLEIPEDGLIVYLKNFGQVKVFRKSFKNETKRYYIMYIPEKDTLNSISRTEFKELHSIHWGIECYHRAIKQVCGIGRFMVRTTDAIKTHFFSAIRAFTQLELMRAEDLIENWYEIQRNLSLQVARDFILEHLAQNLNLNT from the coding sequence ATCAGAGCAATTACTAAACCATCAACCGCTAAATGTGACTTGAACACTTATACTCTGTTTCTACTGGCAGAATCAAAGTATCCAGGTTGCACACGTCTGGCAGAGATAATGGAAAATTTATCTCATGATAGCGTCAATAGATTTTTGCTACGTGAACGGTACGAACCCAAGGACTTATTTGAAGAAATCAAGCCCAATATCAATCTAGTTGGAGGTACTTTAAGTGGAGATGATACGGTAATTGATAAGCCTCATAGTGACCCGGAAATAACAGATTTAATCGGTTATTACTATTCAGGTAGACATCATCGTGCCGTTAAGGGAGTTCAGTTAATTACCTTGTATTACACCGAGTGTTCAGGTAAATCTGTACCTGTAAATTATCGCATTTATAACAAACAAGATAACAAGACTAAAAATGATTATTTACGAGAAATGATTACTGAGGTAATGGATTGGGGTTTAAAGCCTAAAACAATGACAACTGACGCTTGGTATTCCAGTCAAAAAAACCTGAAGTTACTGAAAAACAAGGGATTAGGGTTTTTAACTGGGGTAGCTAAAAATCGCTCATGTTCCATTGATGGTAAAAATTTTACCCAAGTCCAAAACTTAGAAATTCCCGAAGATGGTTTAATAGTGTATCTAAAGAATTTTGGTCAGGTAAAAGTATTTCGGAAAAGTTTCAAAAACGAAACTAAAAGATATTACATTATGTATATCCCTGAAAAAGATACACTAAACTCAATTTCCAGAACAGAATTTAAAGAGCTACATTCAATTCATTGGGGGATTGAGTGTTACCACAGAGCTATTAAACAAGTATGTGGCATTGGAAGATTCATGGTTAGAACAACCGATGCTATTAAGACTCACTTTTTTAGTGCAATTCGCGCTTTCACACAATTAGAATTAATGCGGGCAGAAGACTTGATTGAAAATTGGTATGAAATCCAAAGGAATCTGTCTCTCCAAGTAGCTCGTGACTTTATTTTGGAACATTTAGCGCAGAATTTGAATTTGAATACATAG
- a CDS encoding alpha/beta fold hydrolase encodes MPVRQTLSKPDIQLSYLEWNQGQEPLLLLHGLGDHALVWSSLGDYLATDYHIVAPDMRGHGQSSKPETDYTFESAIADLEALMDHFGWTSAHIVSHSWTGKLVAIWARQNPKRLQSIILVDPIFIWKMPSLLRLTFPMLYRFLPFLKSMGPFISHEQAEQQARQLKQYQGWSSLQQQVFQGGIEQKPNGTWGSKFTIAARDGIFEAVMEVPGFTIPLDTPALFLQPEQGLNRQNWQIQPYKSYLKKLRICKVPGNHWPFLTQPEAFNQTVAAFLAEHR; translated from the coding sequence ATGCCTGTACGTCAAACTTTATCAAAGCCTGATATCCAACTTTCTTACTTAGAGTGGAACCAAGGTCAAGAACCCTTACTGCTGTTACATGGCTTAGGGGATCACGCTCTAGTGTGGTCTAGTTTAGGAGATTACTTAGCGACAGATTATCATATAGTCGCACCAGATATGCGCGGACATGGCCAAAGTAGTAAACCTGAAACAGATTATACTTTTGAAAGTGCGATCGCAGACCTTGAAGCACTGATGGATCATTTCGGATGGACATCTGCCCACATCGTAAGTCATTCGTGGACAGGTAAATTAGTGGCTATTTGGGCAAGACAAAACCCAAAGCGTTTGCAGAGTATAATTCTCGTCGATCCAATTTTCATCTGGAAAATGCCCAGCCTTCTCAGGCTAACTTTTCCTATGTTGTATCGCTTCTTGCCTTTCCTCAAAAGCATGGGCCCCTTTATCAGTCATGAACAAGCCGAACAACAAGCACGGCAGTTAAAACAATATCAAGGATGGAGTTCCTTACAACAACAAGTTTTCCAAGGAGGAATAGAACAAAAACCCAATGGTACTTGGGGTAGCAAATTTACCATCGCCGCCCGTGACGGAATTTTTGAAGCAGTTATGGAAGTACCTGGTTTTACAATTCCCCTTGACACCCCTGCTCTCTTTCTCCAACCAGAACAAGGGCTAAATCGCCAAAATTGGCAAATCCAACCCTACAAAAGCTATCTTAAAAAACTACGTATCTGTAAAGTTCCTGGCAATCACTGGCCGTTTTTGACACAACCAGAGGCATTTAACCAAACTGTAGCAGCTTTCTTGGCAGAACACAGATAG
- a CDS encoding serine/threonine-protein kinase, producing MSLCINPVCPTPNHPNNEQNRFCQSCGSHLELLGRYRVMSLLSDKTGFSKVYEAYEQDTPKILKILKEDLSGYAKAVELFQQEVNVLEQLNHPGIPKEDSYFQYQTRNGLVLHCIAMEKIDGYNLEQWLKQQQNCPISEEQALAWLKQLAEILDLVHGKQYLHRDIKPSNIMIRSPLGKDWGDLVLIDFGTATEIDRTEPDQLSKGDEMTALMSSGYSAPEQMNGQAVPQSDFFALGRTFIFLLTGHHPLDMYDVQQNVWHWQNHAIHISPLLLNLIDWLTAPDIKNRPANVQEILQHLEEIEEGKKLCSDDDSTPPKREPLVEVEDSESSSRWSEQETDSAALASLRASDSIPSASFIETQLTETTPENINLAIDLNTEQLSSPIPKTLSSPQKEPEEVPLLKFFAGLLVILGLLSIVALATRNSQFSGRSNYGQPPEKKGNIDYFSYQPGRDSQGRKAEFNIAVLSLEYKWLLGSNFQIKYNDEIISIDLLKLNLEQEGIQKIMDEPSEIISIGTASCKGNIAVQQQIALERSKQIRFLVKKIFINTSTVKSYRILNLGQFQRSDCQANQDLTKYQRSIIIIGVKNKSPGVILDEALRDRLEKKPFADFKLEDYSLGTAEKFKTIPSNF from the coding sequence ATGAGCCTTTGTATCAATCCCGTCTGCCCTACACCAAATCACCCAAATAATGAACAAAACCGCTTTTGTCAAAGTTGTGGTTCCCATTTAGAATTGCTAGGGCGTTATCGGGTGATGTCTCTGTTAAGTGACAAAACAGGGTTTAGTAAAGTTTATGAAGCATACGAACAAGATACTCCTAAAATCCTCAAAATACTCAAAGAAGATTTATCAGGCTACGCCAAAGCAGTAGAACTATTTCAGCAAGAAGTAAATGTGCTGGAACAACTCAATCATCCCGGTATTCCCAAGGAAGATAGTTACTTCCAGTATCAAACCCGAAATGGTTTAGTGTTGCATTGCATTGCAATGGAAAAAATCGATGGGTACAACTTAGAACAGTGGCTAAAGCAGCAGCAGAATTGCCCCATTTCCGAAGAACAAGCTTTAGCTTGGTTAAAACAATTAGCGGAAATTTTGGATTTAGTGCATGGCAAACAATACCTGCATCGAGATATTAAACCATCTAATATCATGATTAGATCCCCCCTTGGGAAGGATTGGGGGGATTTGGTACTGATTGATTTTGGTACCGCCACTGAAATTGACAGAACCGAACCAGACCAACTTAGCAAAGGCGACGAGATGACAGCACTTATGTCATCTGGCTACAGCGCTCCAGAACAAATGAATGGTCAAGCAGTACCGCAATCAGATTTCTTTGCCTTGGGACGCACCTTTATATTTTTGCTAACGGGACACCATCCTTTAGATATGTATGATGTTCAGCAAAATGTATGGCATTGGCAAAATCATGCCATCCATATCTCACCTTTACTATTGAATTTAATTGATTGGCTAACAGCACCAGATATAAAAAATCGTCCTGCCAATGTCCAAGAAATTTTACAGCACTTAGAAGAAATTGAAGAAGGCAAAAAGTTATGCTCAGATGATGATTCAACCCCACCTAAACGTGAGCCACTTGTAGAAGTGGAGGATTCAGAGTCAAGCTCTCGATGGTCTGAGCAAGAAACAGATAGCGCAGCGTTAGCCAGTCTGCGAGCGTCGGATAGTATTCCTTCTGCCTCTTTTATCGAAACCCAGCTAACAGAAACTACTCCTGAAAATATTAATTTAGCCATAGATTTGAACACTGAGCAGTTGTCCTCGCCAATTCCTAAAACTTTGTCATCTCCACAGAAGGAGCCAGAAGAAGTACCACTGCTAAAATTTTTTGCAGGGCTGCTAGTAATATTAGGATTACTTAGCATAGTGGCTTTAGCAACCCGAAATTCACAATTTTCTGGGAGGTCAAATTACGGACAGCCACCAGAAAAAAAAGGGAACATTGATTATTTTTCTTATCAGCCAGGTAGGGACAGCCAGGGAAGGAAAGCCGAATTTAATATAGCTGTTTTATCACTGGAATACAAATGGCTTTTAGGTAGCAATTTCCAAATTAAATATAACGACGAAATTATTAGTATAGACCTTCTAAAATTAAACTTAGAACAAGAAGGGATACAGAAGATAATGGATGAACCCAGTGAAATTATCTCTATAGGTACAGCTTCTTGTAAGGGTAATATAGCAGTTCAACAGCAAATTGCTTTAGAACGTTCTAAACAAATCCGATTTTTAGTAAAAAAAATATTTATTAATACATCAACCGTCAAAAGCTATCGAATATTAAATTTGGGACAATTTCAACGGAGTGATTGTCAGGCAAATCAGGATTTAACTAAATATCAGAGAAGTATTATAATTATTGGTGTAAAAAATAAATCTCCAGGTGTAATTCTTGATGAAGCATTACGGGATAGGTTAGAGAAGAAGCCTTTTGCTGATTTTAAGTTAGAAGATTATTCTTTGGGGACGGCAGAAAAGTTTAAGACGATACCAAGTAATTTTTGA
- a CDS encoding class I SAM-dependent methyltransferase, translating into MSKKSDSQFQNLFASPKSTNWDERLGQIAYRFNREYQCETFELPTEVQAMPIFREWIGGSFSGRIASPFWEVAQPQKNQHCIDIGCGISFLIYPWRDWQAFFHGQEISNVARDTLNSRGPQLNSKLFKGVELGAAHQLNYSPEQFDLAIATGFSCYFPLEYWNAVLAEVKRVLKPGGHFVFDILNPEQPLAEDWAVLETYLGAEVFLESVAEWEKTIKASGAKVVRQKSGELFQLYKVRF; encoded by the coding sequence ATGTCTAAAAAGTCCGATTCGCAGTTTCAAAATCTCTTTGCTTCACCTAAATCAACCAACTGGGACGAAAGATTAGGCCAAATAGCCTATCGCTTTAACCGAGAGTATCAATGTGAAACTTTTGAACTCCCAACCGAAGTCCAGGCGATGCCGATATTCCGCGAGTGGATTGGAGGTAGTTTTTCCGGGAGAATTGCTTCCCCTTTTTGGGAAGTTGCTCAACCTCAAAAAAACCAGCACTGTATAGATATCGGCTGTGGTATCAGCTTTTTAATCTATCCTTGGCGAGATTGGCAAGCATTTTTTCATGGACAAGAAATCAGTAATGTGGCACGTGATACTCTTAATTCTCGCGGGCCACAGTTGAATTCTAAGCTGTTCAAAGGTGTTGAGTTAGGGGCGGCTCATCAGTTAAACTATTCACCAGAGCAGTTTGACCTTGCGATCGCAACTGGATTTAGCTGCTATTTTCCCCTGGAATATTGGAATGCTGTACTAGCAGAAGTCAAGCGGGTATTAAAACCAGGTGGACATTTTGTATTTGACATCCTCAATCCAGAACAGCCTCTAGCAGAAGATTGGGCAGTTTTAGAAACCTATTTGGGGGCTGAGGTGTTTTTAGAGTCTGTAGCTGAGTGGGAAAAAACCATTAAGGCATCGGGTGCTAAAGTTGTAAGGCAGAAATCAGGAGAATTATTTCAGTTATACAAAGTGCGATTTTAA
- a CDS encoding YidH family protein, with product MYNHKKYILIARLLRLVQVIWKEICYYLRIILRRAAFGIRVLLMQLKLKPTEEDKAERKPGRLNPSRVRDHLANERTYLAWMRTGIALLGFGVVIVRLRAFQVPLIPRPGNGWKLGLVFSLVGLITVWLSTSHYFAVRRDIEEDTYEPTDRWVLLFSLAVMILGTGVIYFVFTTSLDPSSPLIPE from the coding sequence ATGTATAATCACAAAAAGTATATTTTAATAGCGCGACTGTTGCGCCTCGTGCAAGTCATCTGGAAGGAGATTTGCTATTACCTCCGCATTATTTTAAGACGAGCCGCTTTTGGGATAAGGGTGTTATTGATGCAGTTAAAATTGAAACCTACAGAAGAAGATAAAGCTGAAAGAAAACCAGGAAGACTGAATCCGTCTAGAGTTAGAGATCACTTAGCAAATGAGCGTACCTACCTCGCTTGGATGCGAACAGGAATTGCTCTTTTAGGTTTTGGGGTCGTTATTGTCCGTTTGCGTGCTTTCCAAGTACCTTTAATACCTCGTCCTGGCAACGGCTGGAAGTTAGGTTTAGTCTTCTCATTAGTGGGTTTGATTACGGTATGGCTATCAACCAGTCATTATTTCGCTGTCCGTCGTGATATCGAAGAAGATACTTATGAACCAACAGACCGTTGGGTATTGCTTTTCAGTCTCGCTGTGATGATTCTTGGAACTGGGGTAATCTATTTTGTTTTTACAACTTCTTTAGATCCATCAAGTCCACTGATTCCTGAGTGA